GATACTCTCCCAACTGATACACCCTGGAATTAAATACAACTCCCAGCGCAGCCTTCGGATGTGCCCGGAAAAACTCATCTAATGTCCGTTGATTGCTTTCCTGATCGGATTTATTGAGTATAACCTCATGGATTACCAGGTTGTTATATTCCTCGGCTATGTAACTCATAAAACCGTCCAAACGACGTTGCATCTGTATTTCAGCCGGGTTATCTTTATTATTACTTAAGAACAAGACCAACTCCTGACCTTCTCCCGCCGAATAGTTGCGCATCAATATTTTTGCTGCAATATATCCGCTCTTATAAGAATTCTGCCCAATATACGTCAAGGCTTTCGCTTCTTCCATATTGAAATCAACAAAAGCATAAGCTATCTTATTTTCCTGCAGGTAAGCTGTCAGCGCCAGCGTCTCTTCCCGGAAATTCGGAGAAATCAACACTGCGTCTACATTCTTTTCTTTTATAGAAAGGCAGGTTTTCTGATAACTTTTCTCATCTCCATGATGATAATACAGATAATCTATACTCACATTAAAAGGACGCAACTCTTGCCGGGCACGCTCAATCCCCTCGACTACCGAATGCCAATAGTCATGCTCTATATAATAAGGTATCAGGCAGAGGAAAGAATATTTCTTTTTAGCAGCCAAACCGATAGCAAACACATTGGGTTGATAATGAATCTCATCCAGTACCTTTTGTACTTTAGCTTTGCTTTTGGGAGATACATCGCCACGATTGTGCAACACCCTATCCACC
The Bacteroides caecimuris DNA segment above includes these coding regions:
- a CDS encoding substrate-binding domain-containing protein, giving the protein MEDQNYTIKDIARMAGVSAGTVDRVLHNRGDVSPKSKAKVQKVLDEIHYQPNVFAIGLAAKKKYSFLCLIPYYIEHDYWHSVVEGIERARQELRPFNVSIDYLYYHHGDEKSYQKTCLSIKEKNVDAVLISPNFREETLALTAYLQENKIAYAFVDFNMEEAKALTYIGQNSYKSGYIAAKILMRNYSAGEGQELVLFLSNNKDNPAEIQMQRRLDGFMSYIAEEYNNLVIHEVILNKSDQESNQRTLDEFFRAHPKAALGVVFNSRVYQLGEYLRHAGRSMKGLIGYDLLKANVELLKSGDVHYLIGQRPGLQGYCGVKALCDHVVFKKSVEPVKYMPIDILIKENIDFYFEFV